A genomic segment from Polyangium mundeleinium encodes:
- a CDS encoding SGNH/GDSL hydrolase family protein has protein sequence MIAKRPALALPFVLLVLACSPDGPNASPTDGSASGSGGGGESGSGTGGGGGGGGGGGGGGGGGSTPEPSGPIRYPHGLRHSPLAKTVVERWKGILDTSPGRTSVFAKVGDSNTVNTGFLTCFGGNDIQWGASAALEPTRAFFGKDLADGAKTSFERTTLAAKVGWSSGAVLAGDPSPIDQEIAAIKPAFAVVLLGTNDTYPQGVEPFAGNLLRVVDELAAAGVVPLLTTLPQRDDTDEARALVPEMNAVVRAVAQARQAPLMDLFGALAELPDFGLVGDGIHLQSFAQGGVHACWFDAAGLGEGMNRRNLLTIEALDRARRFLLEGEAPEPRPKDLAGEGSWASPFEIDALPFVDDRDTTASTTSVANQYSCSPVDEGGAEVVYRLVLKEPTKLRIRVFDAAGVDIDVHFMEDPGGAELCVARADKVLDVSAGPGTYWISADSYVSASGSLPGPYLLTVVAVD, from the coding sequence ATGATCGCGAAACGTCCGGCCCTCGCCCTGCCGTTCGTCCTGCTCGTCTTGGCCTGTTCCCCGGACGGACCGAATGCGTCGCCGACCGACGGAAGCGCGAGCGGAAGCGGGGGCGGAGGCGAGAGCGGAAGCGGGACCGGCGGCGGCGGCGGCGGAGGCGGAGGCGGCGGAGGCGGCGGAGGAGGCGGCAGCACGCCCGAGCCGTCCGGACCGATTCGATATCCGCACGGCCTGCGGCATTCGCCCCTCGCGAAGACCGTCGTCGAGCGATGGAAAGGCATTCTCGACACGAGCCCAGGGCGGACGTCCGTGTTTGCCAAGGTCGGCGATTCGAATACCGTCAATACCGGATTTTTGACGTGCTTTGGCGGCAATGACATCCAGTGGGGCGCGAGCGCCGCGCTCGAACCCACGCGCGCGTTTTTCGGGAAAGACCTCGCCGACGGGGCGAAGACCTCGTTCGAACGGACGACCCTGGCCGCAAAGGTCGGCTGGTCCTCGGGGGCCGTGCTCGCCGGGGATCCCTCGCCGATCGACCAGGAGATTGCCGCGATCAAGCCGGCCTTCGCCGTTGTCCTGCTCGGCACGAACGATACCTATCCACAAGGCGTCGAGCCTTTCGCGGGAAACCTCCTCCGGGTCGTCGACGAGCTCGCCGCGGCCGGCGTCGTCCCGCTGCTCACCACCTTGCCCCAGCGCGACGATACCGACGAGGCCCGCGCGCTCGTCCCCGAGATGAACGCCGTCGTCCGCGCCGTGGCCCAGGCCCGGCAAGCGCCGCTCATGGATCTCTTCGGCGCGCTCGCCGAGCTGCCCGATTTTGGTCTCGTCGGCGACGGCATTCACCTGCAATCGTTCGCCCAGGGCGGCGTGCACGCTTGCTGGTTCGACGCCGCGGGCCTCGGCGAGGGGATGAACCGGCGAAACCTGCTCACGATTGAGGCCCTCGATCGCGCCCGGCGCTTCTTGCTCGAAGGCGAGGCGCCCGAGCCACGGCCCAAGGACCTCGCGGGCGAGGGGTCGTGGGCGAGCCCCTTCGAGATCGACGCGCTGCCTTTCGTGGACGATCGCGACACCACGGCGAGCACGACCTCGGTCGCGAACCAGTATTCGTGCAGCCCCGTCGACGAGGGCGGAGCCGAGGTCGTCTACCGGCTCGTGCTGAAGGAGCCGACGAAGCTGCGCATTCGTGTGTTCGACGCCGCGGGCGTCGATATCGACGTGCACTTCATGGAGGACCCGGGCGGGGCCGAGCTTTGCGTCGCGCGCGCCGACAAAGTGCTCGACGTGAGCGCGGGCCCGGGCACGTACTGGATCTCCGCCGATTCCTACGTGAGCGCGTCCGGGTCTTTGCCTGGGCCCTACCTGCTCACCGTGGTCGCGGTCGACTGA
- a CDS encoding molybdopterin-containing oxidoreductase family protein — MADTHPTFCRICEALCGLEADVEGGRVIALRPDARHVATEGFACPKGLKQHRMYASPDRVRRPLARRGERFEPASWDAALADIGARVRRIHDEHGPDSIAMYVGTAAGFSVLHPVFAQGFMQGLGSRSMYASATQDCSNKFAVSREMYGFPFTLSFPDLDRTRCLIVVGANPVVSKWSFLQVPNPARALKDIEARGGKLFVVDPRRTESAKVAGEHVFIRPDTDVWFFLSFLRELAHTGGIDRARAARFMKGLDEVLAVAEPWTPERTTRVTGITPDVLRAMVRAYRDAGRAAIYVSTGVNMGRNGSLAFWLAECINAASGNLDREGGTLVGRGIFDFAAFGRRTGTLLREDRSRIGDFRSVNDAFPGGLLADEILTEGPGKIRALFVTGGNPLITMPGSGRLRRAFEQLDLLVTVDLFVNETGSLAHWVLPATSPLERADLPFIFPLLLGLQRRPYLQATRPVVKQDGDQRDEATIYLDLCRAAGKPIFGSSIAQRALEMLTAARGWFHPDEPRSLPQELLLSAMLLATGNGTFGRLAEQIHGRLRPPHRADDFLGKRVITKDGKVNLAPDVLLSAAKKLDADYEAEITRAGKLKLVTRRRVTTHNSWTHNLEDFAEPDGGTNHLYVHPEDAKRIGLSDGDFADVSTDVATVRVPVRLLADLMPGTVALPHGWGHQHAVGLSVARTTRGVNVNLLAADGPERLERVSGMAHLTGFVVDVVPARGPKNDRSWSGLPEEAT, encoded by the coding sequence ATGGCCGATACACACCCTACCTTTTGCCGCATCTGCGAGGCCCTCTGCGGCCTCGAGGCCGACGTCGAGGGCGGGCGCGTCATCGCGCTCCGGCCCGACGCGCGGCACGTCGCCACCGAGGGCTTTGCTTGCCCCAAGGGCCTCAAACAGCACCGCATGTACGCCTCGCCCGACCGCGTGCGGCGCCCCCTCGCGCGCCGCGGCGAGCGCTTCGAGCCTGCCTCCTGGGACGCGGCCCTCGCCGACATCGGCGCGCGCGTGCGCCGGATCCACGACGAACACGGCCCCGATTCCATCGCCATGTACGTCGGCACGGCCGCGGGGTTTTCCGTGCTGCACCCCGTCTTCGCCCAGGGCTTCATGCAGGGGCTCGGCTCGCGCAGCATGTACGCCTCGGCGACGCAGGACTGCAGCAATAAGTTCGCGGTGTCGCGCGAGATGTACGGCTTCCCGTTCACGCTCTCGTTCCCCGACCTCGATCGGACGCGGTGCCTCATCGTCGTGGGGGCGAACCCGGTCGTGTCGAAATGGAGCTTCCTCCAGGTCCCGAACCCGGCGCGGGCGCTCAAGGACATCGAGGCGCGCGGCGGAAAGCTCTTCGTCGTCGACCCGCGCCGCACCGAAAGCGCCAAGGTCGCGGGCGAGCACGTCTTCATCCGGCCCGACACGGATGTCTGGTTTTTCCTCTCGTTTTTGCGCGAGCTCGCGCATACGGGCGGCATCGATCGTGCGCGCGCGGCGCGCTTCATGAAAGGGCTCGACGAAGTCCTCGCCGTCGCCGAGCCGTGGACACCCGAGCGCACCACGCGCGTGACGGGAATCACCCCGGACGTCCTTCGCGCGATGGTCCGCGCCTACCGGGACGCGGGACGCGCGGCGATCTACGTATCGACCGGCGTCAACATGGGCCGCAATGGCTCGCTCGCGTTCTGGCTCGCCGAGTGCATCAACGCCGCCTCGGGCAACCTCGATCGCGAGGGCGGGACGCTCGTCGGCCGCGGGATCTTCGATTTCGCCGCGTTCGGCCGGCGCACGGGCACGCTGCTGCGCGAGGATCGATCCCGCATCGGCGATTTCCGCTCCGTGAACGACGCATTCCCGGGCGGCTTGCTCGCCGACGAGATTCTCACCGAGGGGCCCGGCAAGATCCGCGCGCTCTTCGTGACCGGGGGAAACCCGCTCATCACGATGCCGGGCTCGGGGAGGCTGCGGCGCGCCTTCGAACAACTCGATCTGCTCGTCACGGTGGATCTCTTCGTGAACGAGACGGGCTCGCTCGCGCACTGGGTCCTGCCCGCGACGTCGCCGCTCGAACGGGCCGATCTGCCCTTCATTTTCCCGCTCCTGCTCGGCCTCCAGCGCCGGCCCTACCTCCAGGCGACCCGGCCCGTCGTGAAGCAGGACGGCGATCAACGCGACGAGGCCACGATCTACCTCGACCTCTGCCGCGCCGCGGGCAAACCGATCTTCGGCTCCTCCATCGCCCAGCGCGCCCTGGAGATGCTCACCGCGGCGCGGGGATGGTTCCATCCGGACGAACCCCGCTCGCTCCCGCAGGAGCTCTTGCTCTCCGCGATGTTGCTCGCGACGGGAAATGGGACGTTCGGCCGCCTCGCGGAGCAAATACACGGGCGGCTTCGCCCGCCCCACCGTGCTGACGATTTCCTCGGCAAGCGTGTCATCACGAAGGACGGCAAGGTGAATCTCGCGCCGGACGTGCTGCTCTCCGCCGCGAAAAAGCTCGATGCCGATTACGAGGCAGAGATCACCCGCGCGGGCAAGCTGAAGCTCGTCACGCGGCGGCGGGTCACGACGCACAATTCGTGGACCCACAACCTCGAAGATTTCGCCGAGCCGGACGGCGGGACGAACCACCTCTACGTGCACCCCGAGGACGCGAAGAGAATCGGCCTTTCCGACGGCGATTTCGCGGATGTCTCGACGGACGTGGCCACGGTGCGCGTGCCCGTGCGCCTGCTCGCCGACCTCATGCCGGGGACCGTGGCTTTGCCGCACGGCTGGGGTCATCAGCACGCAGTAGGCCTCTCCGTCGCACGAACGACGCGGGGCGTGAACGTCAACCTGCTCGCGGCCGACGGGCCCGAGCGGCTCGAGCGGGTCTCCGGCATGGCGCACCTCACGGGGTTCGTCGTGGACGTGGTCCCCGCGCGCGGGCCCAAAAACGACCGGAGCTGGTCGGGTTTGCCGGAGGAAGCGACATGA
- a CDS encoding DUF1295 domain-containing protein translates to MSKAGNRARDFGIVTLAYVAGTIVGWLVYRAVAPGHSSIVAFAAADAAATVVVFVVSVLCNNSSVYDPYWSVAPMVIAPAIAMSPEAAGAPMSRRILVTALVLAWGARLTWNWARGWHGLGHEDFRYVDLRRSMGRAYWLVSFLGLHFMPTVCVFLGCLSLFPALAAGTQPLSWLDAAAFVVTTGAIVLETRADAELRAFRLRNDVPGRILDTGVWAYCRHPNYLGEITFWWGLFLFALASDPGIRYPLIGPAWITCLFVFVSIPLMDKRSVARRPGYADHMNRVPALFPRLPGKAKG, encoded by the coding sequence ATGAGCAAAGCCGGGAATCGTGCCCGGGATTTCGGGATCGTCACGCTCGCCTACGTCGCGGGTACCATCGTGGGATGGCTGGTCTATCGCGCGGTCGCGCCGGGGCATTCGTCGATCGTGGCGTTCGCCGCGGCCGACGCGGCGGCGACGGTCGTGGTTTTCGTGGTGAGCGTGTTGTGCAACAATTCGAGCGTGTACGATCCGTACTGGAGCGTCGCGCCCATGGTGATCGCGCCGGCGATTGCGATGTCGCCGGAGGCGGCGGGCGCGCCGATGTCGCGGCGAATCTTGGTCACCGCGCTCGTGCTCGCGTGGGGCGCGCGGCTCACGTGGAACTGGGCGCGCGGCTGGCACGGGCTCGGCCATGAGGATTTTCGGTACGTGGATCTACGCCGCTCGATGGGGCGGGCGTACTGGCTCGTGAGCTTCCTCGGCCTCCACTTCATGCCGACGGTCTGCGTGTTCCTCGGCTGCTTGTCCCTCTTCCCGGCCCTCGCCGCGGGGACGCAGCCGCTCTCGTGGCTCGACGCGGCGGCCTTCGTGGTGACGACCGGCGCGATCGTACTGGAGACGCGCGCCGACGCGGAGCTCCGCGCGTTTCGGCTCCGGAACGACGTGCCGGGGAGAATCCTCGATACGGGCGTGTGGGCGTATTGCCGCCACCCGAACTACCTCGGCGAAATCACGTTCTGGTGGGGGCTTTTCCTCTTCGCCCTCGCCTCCGATCCGGGCATTCGTTACCCGCTCATCGGGCCCGCCTGGATCACCTGCCTGTTCGTGTTCGTCAGCATTCCATTGATGGACAAACGATCCGTGGCGCGCAGGCCCGGATACGCCGATCACATGAACCGCGTGCCGGCGCTCTTCCCGCGCCTGCCGGGGAAGGCCAAGGGGTAG
- a CDS encoding DUF2169 family type VI secretion system accessory protein produces the protein MAPVAHWPVPITTVGPSKGGTAVFRHAGKLHITCVLKATFKLVPNEPMQPIAPEELFRAEMHHRDNPTRSIRATSDVVPHLPRVDIVLSGHACAPAGTTVTRQVARLAVFHGRALFDKTLHVYGDRKGAEITPFDKIPLVYERALGGIGFRPNPHGTGKAPGSAPPNIVYPTDGSLVAGFGPISRALAQRKSLLGSLSPLALEQPVPEIPAEFDWTYFQAAPPDQQIESLVGNEWVVLEGLHPEHPRISSRLPTARGLVTLFGLSSSAPEAARTVAMRPDILRIDADTLRCSLVCRVVVPLDDERALGTLRVAAGVETEGRPLAHLLTPPPLPEKKGSSLVATVDDLATTTARSGTWSRGGDESTMVLEDVITGPSNAMPFAQRRQENPMEGTYALDGDAAVAAQQKPAIPFAGGPQAASYAGQGAPIPGAPWSKVPVEVAPMPIVEEATRALSFTADLANLDFSEAAAEPPPPPPSARTPSPEPAAPKAPPAAAMPPAAAAPPPLPPRPARTDPWAESPKEPKVEIPKPPPPRIPPKPAVNKSLYGGFGPPKKKS, from the coding sequence ATGGCCCCCGTCGCCCACTGGCCCGTCCCCATCACGACCGTCGGACCCTCGAAGGGGGGCACGGCCGTCTTCCGTCACGCTGGAAAACTGCATATAACGTGCGTGCTCAAGGCCACGTTCAAGCTCGTCCCCAACGAGCCGATGCAGCCCATCGCCCCGGAGGAGCTGTTCCGCGCCGAGATGCACCACCGCGACAACCCGACCCGCAGCATTCGCGCGACGAGTGATGTCGTGCCGCACCTGCCGCGCGTCGATATCGTGCTTTCCGGGCACGCCTGCGCGCCCGCGGGGACCACCGTGACCCGGCAGGTCGCGCGCCTCGCCGTCTTCCACGGCCGTGCGCTGTTCGACAAGACGCTGCACGTCTACGGCGATCGCAAGGGCGCCGAGATCACGCCCTTCGACAAGATCCCCCTCGTGTACGAGCGCGCCCTCGGCGGCATCGGCTTCCGGCCGAACCCGCACGGCACGGGCAAAGCGCCTGGATCCGCCCCGCCGAACATCGTGTACCCGACGGACGGGAGCCTCGTCGCGGGCTTCGGGCCGATCTCGCGCGCGCTCGCGCAACGCAAATCGCTCCTCGGCTCGCTTTCGCCCCTGGCGCTCGAGCAGCCCGTGCCGGAGATCCCGGCCGAATTCGATTGGACCTATTTCCAGGCCGCGCCCCCCGATCAGCAGATCGAATCCCTCGTGGGCAACGAATGGGTCGTGCTCGAAGGGCTGCACCCGGAGCATCCGCGGATCTCGTCGCGCCTGCCCACTGCGCGGGGCCTCGTGACGCTCTTTGGTCTGTCGTCGAGCGCCCCCGAGGCCGCGCGTACGGTCGCGATGCGGCCGGACATTCTGCGCATCGACGCCGATACGCTGCGCTGTTCGCTCGTTTGTCGCGTCGTGGTGCCGCTCGACGACGAGCGGGCCCTCGGCACATTGCGGGTCGCGGCCGGCGTCGAGACCGAGGGCCGCCCGCTCGCGCACCTCTTGACCCCGCCGCCGCTGCCGGAAAAAAAGGGGTCATCCCTGGTCGCCACGGTCGACGACCTGGCCACGACCACGGCCCGCAGCGGTACGTGGTCGCGCGGCGGCGACGAATCGACGATGGTGCTCGAAGACGTGATCACGGGTCCGTCGAATGCCATGCCATTCGCGCAGAGACGCCAGGAAAACCCGATGGAAGGGACGTATGCCCTCGACGGGGACGCGGCCGTTGCCGCGCAGCAAAAGCCCGCCATTCCGTTTGCCGGGGGGCCCCAGGCCGCTTCGTATGCGGGCCAGGGCGCTCCCATTCCAGGCGCACCCTGGTCCAAGGTTCCCGTCGAGGTCGCCCCGATGCCGATCGTCGAGGAGGCGACGCGGGCCCTCTCCTTTACGGCCGATCTGGCGAATCTCGATTTTTCGGAGGCGGCTGCCGAGCCGCCGCCCCCGCCGCCGAGCGCGCGCACGCCGAGCCCCGAGCCGGCCGCGCCCAAAGCGCCTCCGGCCGCCGCGATGCCTCCGGCCGCTGCGGCGCCTCCGCCGTTGCCGCCGCGCCCGGCGCGGACCGATCCGTGGGCGGAGTCGCCGAAGGAGCCGAAGGTCGAAATCCCGAAGCCCCCGCCGCCGCGGATCCCGCCAAAGCCAGCGGTCAACAAGTCGCTGTATGGTGGGTTTGGACCCCCCAAGAAAAAGAGTTAG
- a CDS encoding serine O-acetyltransferase: MMGDPDNGLGKVVDGLIASYGRDRRGHYIGKKFLPSREEIFEIIELLFQVFYPGYYGRQDLTEGNLRYHVVTLVSTLREKLATQIEKCLCWAGESERDPAEEKEAGGCAEYGRHIACRLLSRLPEIRDTLLLDVQAAYDGDPAAGSLDEVILSYPGLLAITVHRVAHELYVLGVPLMPRIMSEWAHSRSGADIHPGATVGESFFIDHATGVVIGETSHIGGHVKVYQGVTLGAMSHPKDERGRVIRDTKRHPTVEDAVTLYANATVLGGQTVVGQGSVVGGSVFLTRGIPKRSRVAVKPPETRVIAAGSQPGDDEYPADFEI; encoded by the coding sequence ATGATGGGCGATCCGGACAACGGTCTCGGCAAGGTTGTGGACGGGCTGATCGCGAGCTACGGGCGCGATCGCCGCGGCCACTACATCGGCAAGAAGTTCCTGCCCTCCCGCGAGGAGATCTTCGAGATCATCGAGCTCCTCTTCCAGGTCTTCTACCCCGGGTATTACGGGCGTCAGGACCTGACGGAGGGCAACCTTCGTTATCACGTCGTCACGCTCGTCTCGACGCTGCGCGAGAAGCTCGCGACGCAAATCGAGAAATGCCTCTGCTGGGCCGGCGAGTCGGAGCGCGACCCCGCGGAGGAAAAAGAGGCCGGGGGCTGCGCCGAGTACGGCCGGCACATCGCGTGCCGGCTGCTCAGCCGCCTGCCCGAAATCCGCGACACGCTCCTGCTCGACGTGCAAGCGGCGTACGACGGAGACCCGGCGGCGGGCAGCCTGGACGAGGTCATCCTTTCGTACCCGGGCCTGCTCGCGATCACGGTGCACCGCGTGGCGCACGAGCTTTACGTGCTCGGCGTGCCGCTCATGCCGCGCATCATGAGCGAGTGGGCCCATTCTCGCAGCGGCGCGGACATCCACCCCGGCGCGACCGTCGGCGAGAGCTTCTTCATCGATCACGCCACCGGCGTCGTCATCGGCGAGACGAGCCACATCGGCGGTCACGTAAAGGTCTACCAGGGCGTGACGCTCGGCGCGATGTCGCACCCGAAGGACGAGCGGGGCCGCGTCATTCGCGACACGAAGCGCCACCCGACCGTCGAGGACGCCGTCACGCTCTACGCGAACGCGACGGTGCTCGGCGGCCAGACCGTGGTGGGGCAAGGCAGCGTCGTCGGCGGCTCGGTGTTTTTGACGCGGGGCATCCCGAAACGCTCGCGTGTCGCTGTCAAACCCCCGGAGACCCGCGTCATCGCCGCGGGCAGCCAGCCCGGGGACGACGAGTATCCGGCCGATTTCGAGATCTGA
- a CDS encoding glucose 1-dehydrogenase, which translates to MILDVFRMNDKVAIVTGASRGIGRGAAIALAEAGADVVLAARRADVLEEAAREVRARGRRALVVPTDVTVDVDLDRLLARALEEFGRLDVLVNNAGGYPPRIAIALSNEEMLASYQFNVVSALHLSRIAAPHLARTRGAIVNISSAMSHCVDTGFVAYGAAKAALNHMTRLLAHEWAPRVRVNALAVGATMTDALEAFVGAGDLLDKMTAKTPMGRLATPEDIAASVLFLASPASSWITGKILEVDGGAPASTWPYPMPGGLEDIP; encoded by the coding sequence ATGATCCTCGATGTTTTCCGGATGAACGACAAGGTCGCGATCGTCACGGGTGCGAGCCGTGGGATCGGACGCGGCGCCGCGATTGCGCTGGCCGAGGCGGGGGCCGACGTGGTGCTCGCCGCGCGACGCGCGGACGTGCTGGAGGAGGCTGCGCGGGAGGTCCGCGCGCGCGGGCGGCGCGCGCTCGTGGTGCCGACGGACGTGACGGTGGACGTGGATCTCGACCGGCTGCTCGCCCGCGCGCTCGAGGAGTTCGGCCGGCTCGACGTGCTCGTCAACAACGCGGGCGGGTATCCGCCGAGGATCGCAATCGCGCTGTCGAACGAGGAGATGCTCGCGTCGTACCAATTCAACGTCGTCTCGGCGCTGCACCTCTCCCGGATCGCCGCGCCACACCTCGCGCGGACGCGCGGCGCAATCGTGAATATCTCGTCCGCGATGAGCCACTGCGTGGACACGGGCTTCGTCGCCTACGGGGCCGCGAAGGCTGCGCTGAACCACATGACGCGTCTGCTCGCCCACGAATGGGCGCCGCGGGTACGCGTCAACGCGCTGGCCGTGGGCGCGACGATGACGGACGCGCTCGAAGCATTCGTCGGGGCCGGCGACCTGCTGGACAAGATGACGGCGAAAACGCCCATGGGCCGCCTCGCTACGCCCGAAGACATCGCGGCCTCGGTTCTTTTCCTGGCCTCGCCCGCGTCCTCATGGATCACGGGGAAAATCCTGGAGGTCGACGGCGGCGCGCCCGCGAGCACGTGGCCTTACCCGATGCCGGGTGGGCTCGAAGACATCCCGTAA
- the cysK gene encoding cysteine synthase A, with translation MARIYEDNSRSIGRTPLVRINRLTAGARATVLAKVEGRNPAYSVKCRIGAAMVWDAEERGALRPGMSIVEATSGNTGIALAFAAASRGYTCVLTMPETMSMERRKVLVALGAQIILTPGPLGMKGAIARAEELAATQPDKYVLMKQFENPANPAIHETTTGPEIWEDTDGEVDVLVSGVGTGGTITGVSRYIKQTKGKKIVTVAVEPSHSPVITQTLAGQEVKPSPHKIQGIGAGFVPRNLDLSLVDRVETVTNDDSIAMARRLAREEGILAGISCGAAMVAALRLANDPAFEGKTIVAVLPDAGERYLSTVLFEGMFEAVEKATAT, from the coding sequence ATGGCGCGTATCTACGAAGACAACTCACGCAGCATCGGGCGCACGCCCCTCGTCCGGATCAACCGCCTCACGGCGGGCGCCCGCGCGACCGTGCTGGCCAAGGTCGAAGGCCGCAACCCCGCCTACTCGGTCAAATGCCGCATCGGCGCCGCGATGGTGTGGGACGCCGAGGAGCGCGGCGCCCTCCGCCCGGGCATGTCGATCGTCGAGGCCACGAGCGGCAACACGGGCATCGCGCTCGCGTTCGCCGCGGCGTCGCGCGGGTATACGTGCGTGCTGACGATGCCCGAGACGATGAGCATGGAGCGGCGCAAGGTGCTGGTCGCGCTCGGCGCGCAGATCATCCTGACGCCCGGCCCGCTCGGCATGAAGGGCGCCATCGCCCGCGCCGAGGAGCTCGCCGCGACGCAGCCCGACAAGTACGTGCTGATGAAGCAGTTCGAGAACCCGGCGAACCCCGCCATCCACGAGACGACCACGGGCCCCGAGATCTGGGAGGACACCGACGGCGAGGTCGACGTCCTCGTCAGCGGCGTCGGCACGGGCGGCACGATCACCGGCGTCTCGCGATACATCAAGCAAACGAAGGGCAAGAAGATCGTCACCGTCGCGGTCGAGCCCTCGCACTCGCCCGTCATCACGCAGACGCTCGCCGGGCAAGAGGTCAAGCCCTCGCCGCACAAGATCCAGGGGATCGGCGCGGGGTTCGTCCCGCGAAACCTCGATCTCTCGCTCGTGGATCGGGTGGAGACCGTGACGAACGACGACTCGATCGCCATGGCGCGGCGGCTCGCGCGCGAGGAGGGCATCCTCGCCGGTATCTCGTGCGGGGCGGCGATGGTCGCGGCGCTCCGGCTCGCGAATGATCCCGCGTTCGAGGGCAAGACGATCGTCGCCGTGCTGCCGGACGCCGGCGAGCGGTACCTCTCGACCGTGCTCTTCGAGGGCATGTTCGAGGCCGTGGAAAAGGCGACGGCCACGTGA
- a CDS encoding ATP-binding protein: MPDPASQLLPYDQIKQQLDAGAVACLASASPESVNAQLPAISYKKSTITIELSFQSLPKEAFFPIVDVLAQYFRYFTEFRRSYFGVVVVADHHSPFERRMFDRKKPGEALELPPPMKVTFRFDPKGHGAVSFEKEALLLQEEINCILDVLRRYAFHTGDAANASSPKQKLAELGAVVFEASPAFSEDRIAGYERTKREVRETIVLPLLHPEIFMAVGEMARTRPGASVPRAVLFEGPPGTGKTTMARVIASQSGIPLVYVPVESIMSKWFGESEKRLDQIFDRAGALPRSIVFLDEIDAFAGSRDRAMHEGTRRILSVLLRQMQGLVDTSNVVVIGATNRKDDLDPALLSRFNLFVHFPLPDAEERAAILAYYAKHLGPEELRSLAEKAEGRSGRELEDGCGVAERMWASQIIATNASVTPPPVETYATAFRLKFRWSGGGGAT; this comes from the coding sequence ATGCCCGATCCCGCCTCACAGCTCCTCCCGTACGACCAGATCAAGCAGCAGCTCGACGCCGGCGCCGTCGCTTGCCTCGCGTCCGCGAGCCCGGAGAGCGTCAACGCGCAGCTTCCTGCGATCTCCTACAAGAAGTCCACGATCACGATCGAGCTCTCGTTCCAGAGCCTACCCAAGGAGGCGTTTTTCCCCATCGTGGACGTGCTCGCGCAGTACTTCCGGTACTTCACGGAGTTTCGCCGCAGCTATTTCGGGGTCGTGGTCGTCGCGGATCATCACAGCCCCTTTGAACGCCGGATGTTCGACCGGAAAAAACCGGGCGAGGCGCTCGAGCTCCCGCCGCCGATGAAGGTGACGTTCCGGTTCGACCCGAAGGGGCACGGCGCGGTTTCCTTCGAAAAAGAGGCGCTCCTCCTGCAAGAGGAGATCAATTGTATCCTCGACGTCCTGCGCCGATATGCCTTTCACACGGGCGACGCGGCGAACGCGAGCTCGCCGAAGCAGAAGCTCGCCGAGCTCGGCGCCGTGGTCTTCGAGGCGAGCCCCGCCTTCTCGGAGGATCGCATCGCCGGCTACGAGCGCACGAAGCGCGAGGTGCGCGAGACCATCGTCCTGCCGCTCCTCCACCCCGAGATCTTCATGGCCGTCGGCGAAATGGCCCGCACGCGGCCGGGCGCGAGCGTGCCGCGCGCCGTGCTTTTCGAAGGGCCGCCGGGCACGGGCAAGACCACGATGGCGCGTGTCATCGCGAGCCAGAGCGGGATCCCGCTCGTCTACGTGCCCGTCGAGTCGATCATGAGCAAATGGTTCGGCGAATCGGAGAAACGGCTCGACCAGATCTTCGACCGGGCGGGCGCGCTCCCGCGGAGTATTGTGTTCCTCGACGAGATCGACGCTTTCGCCGGCTCACGCGATCGGGCGATGCACGAGGGGACGCGGCGTATCCTCTCGGTGCTGCTCCGCCAGATGCAGGGGCTCGTCGATACGAGCAACGTGGTGGTGATTGGCGCGACGAACCGCAAGGACGACCTGGATCCGGCGCTCCTCAGCCGCTTCAACCTTTTCGTCCATTTCCCGCTCCCGGACGCGGAGGAGCGGGCGGCCATCCTCGCCTATTATGCAAAGCACCTCGGCCCGGAGGAGCTTCGTTCGCTCGCGGAAAAGGCCGAGGGTCGATCGGGGCGTGAGCTCGAGGATGGGTGCGGCGTGGCCGAGCGGATGTGGGCCTCGCAGATCATCGCGACGAACGCGAGCGTGACGCCGCCTCCGGTGGAGACGTACGCCACGGCGTTTCGGTTGAAATTCCGATGGTCGGGAGGAGGCGGGGCTACTTGA